The following coding sequences are from one Devosia yakushimensis window:
- a CDS encoding ribonucleotide-diphosphate reductase subunit beta produces the protein MSLDWSSDAAKPAPIPTSEARIDRDGGRVSVDDKAMINCRADVNQLLPLKYKWAWEKYLNGCNNHWMPTEVSMQADIALWKSKDGLTDDERHTLKRNLGFFAASESLVANNIVLAIYRHLTNPECRQYLLRQAFEEAVHTHTFQYIVESLGLDEGELFNMYREVPSITDKAAWALNFTQHLDDPDFTTGTPDTDRAFVRDLVAFYVIFEGMWFYTGFAQILSLGRRNKMVGIAEQYQYILRDESIHLNFGIDVINQIKAENPHVWIKEFQEEVRGMIKTAAELEAAYGRDTMPRGFLGLNAALCEQYMHFIANRRCAQLGLAAVFPETENPFPWMSEAMDLKKEKNFFETRVIEYQNGGALSWD, from the coding sequence ATGTCTCTCGATTGGTCCTCCGACGCCGCCAAGCCTGCGCCTATCCCCACCAGCGAAGCCCGTATTGACCGCGACGGCGGCCGCGTCTCCGTCGACGACAAGGCGATGATCAATTGCCGCGCCGATGTGAACCAGCTGCTGCCGCTCAAATACAAATGGGCCTGGGAAAAATACCTCAATGGCTGCAACAACCATTGGATGCCCACCGAGGTCTCCATGCAGGCCGATATCGCACTGTGGAAGTCCAAGGACGGGCTGACCGACGATGAGCGCCATACGCTCAAGCGCAATCTTGGCTTCTTTGCAGCCTCGGAAAGCCTGGTGGCCAACAATATCGTGCTAGCGATCTATCGCCATCTGACCAATCCCGAATGCCGGCAATATCTGCTGCGACAAGCCTTTGAGGAGGCAGTGCATACGCACACCTTCCAGTACATCGTGGAAAGTCTTGGCCTTGATGAGGGCGAGCTGTTCAACATGTATCGCGAAGTGCCCTCGATCACCGACAAAGCGGCCTGGGCGCTGAATTTCACCCAGCACCTGGACGATCCCGATTTCACCACCGGCACGCCGGACACCGACCGCGCCTTCGTGCGCGACCTGGTGGCGTTCTACGTCATCTTCGAGGGCATGTGGTTCTATACCGGCTTCGCGCAAATCCTCTCGCTGGGCCGCCGCAACAAGATGGTTGGCATTGCCGAGCAGTACCAATACATCCTGCGCGACGAGTCCATTCACCTCAATTTCGGCATCGACGTCATCAACCAGATCAAGGCCGAGAACCCCCATGTCTGGATCAAGGAGTTCCAGGAGGAGGTTCGCGGCATGATCAAGACGGCTGCCGAATTGGAAGCGGCCTATGGCCGGGACACCATGCCGCGCGGTTTCCTGGGGCTCAATGCGGCGCTGTGCGAGCAATATATGCACTTCATCGCCAACCGCCGCTGTGCGCAGTTGGGGCTGGCGGCGGTTTTCCCCGAAACCGAAAATCCATTCCCCTGGATGAGCGAGGCGATGGATTTGAAGAAGGAGAAGAACTTCTTCGAGACGCGCGTTATCGAATACCAGAACGGCGGCGCGCTCAGCTGGGATTGA
- a CDS encoding tetratricopeptide repeat protein gives MQLRGESFGVVGALQAFPLRLAARRVESHGGRLHRNVTRATTCVVFGRTLLARQDEAEIERRVGGVPPNARALSENGFLRLLGSLPPVPAANISRQSILEQSGLAGPVFDMLALFDAFEHHAEPFSFRDVILAKKYAGLLASGAAWSAVARSVHQIGPVGSLTALTLHPAGTEKIVSLDAHSFAELDGQRLLALPEGDDEAEDYFGLAETAEAAGLLAEAATLYAHCSSIDPSDATAPFNLGNCLRALNHAEEAALAYATALKRDPGFVEAWFNYGGLLRDAGKLKAARQHLTKAVELDPDYADAVYNLAAIAYDGDDLAAARQYWRRYLELDATSDWAKRARAGIVVADQHLRKSAG, from the coding sequence ATGCAATTGCGCGGGGAGAGCTTTGGCGTCGTCGGCGCCCTGCAGGCCTTCCCGCTGCGCCTTGCCGCCAGACGTGTCGAAAGCCATGGCGGACGGCTGCACCGCAATGTGACCCGCGCGACAACCTGCGTCGTTTTCGGCCGCACGCTGCTCGCGCGGCAGGACGAAGCCGAAATCGAACGCCGGGTTGGGGGCGTGCCGCCCAATGCCCGAGCCCTCAGCGAAAATGGGTTTCTGCGCCTGCTGGGCTCACTGCCCCCGGTTCCCGCCGCTAATATCAGCCGGCAATCGATACTCGAGCAATCGGGATTGGCGGGGCCGGTTTTTGACATGCTGGCGCTGTTCGACGCTTTCGAACATCATGCCGAGCCATTCTCGTTTCGCGATGTGATCCTTGCCAAGAAATATGCCGGCCTATTGGCAAGCGGCGCGGCATGGAGCGCGGTGGCGCGATCGGTGCACCAGATCGGGCCGGTGGGCTCGCTGACGGCCCTCACGCTGCATCCGGCGGGGACGGAGAAGATCGTCAGCCTCGACGCTCATTCCTTTGCCGAGCTGGATGGGCAGCGTCTTCTCGCCCTGCCCGAAGGCGATGACGAGGCGGAGGACTATTTTGGGCTGGCGGAGACCGCCGAGGCGGCGGGCCTGCTGGCGGAGGCCGCCACGCTCTATGCCCATTGCTCCTCCATCGACCCCAGCGACGCCACGGCGCCGTTCAATCTGGGCAATTGCCTGCGTGCGCTCAACCATGCCGAGGAGGCCGCATTGGCCTATGCGACGGCGCTCAAGCGCGATCCCGGCTTTGTCGAGGCCTGGTTCAACTATGGCGGCCTGCTGCGCGACGCGGGCAAGCTCAAGGCGGCGCGCCAGCATCTGACCAAGGCGGTCGAGCTCGATCCGGATTATGCTGACGCGGTCTATAATCTGGCGGCGATTGCCTATGATGGGGATGACCTGGCGGCGGCGCGGCAATATTGGCGGCGCTATCTCGAACTCGATGCCACCTCGGATTGGGCCAAACGGGCGCGGGCCGGCATAGTGGTGGCGGATCAACACTTACGGAAATCGGCGGGCTAG
- the ku gene encoding non-homologous end joining protein Ku: MAARASWKGQLRLSLVSCQVKLFPATSASERISFNQLHKDTHNRINMKAVDPELGLVERSDLVRGYEYEPKQYIIIDDADLDAVRIESNHTMNIEAFVDAGEVDVLYQDTPYYLAPDGAMAEETFIVLREALRKSGKVAIARLVLTSRERVVTIGARETGMFVTTLRNPNEVRGTAEYFDNIPVGKPDQEMLDLAQKLIEQKVTTFNPKDYEDRYEQALMAMIREKLKGHNPIIAAAPERGNVINLMDALKASLGEAKPAAKSKPKAVPKESPVKASLKAALEASKAAAPKAAPKKKA; this comes from the coding sequence ATGGCCGCGAGAGCAAGTTGGAAGGGCCAGCTTCGGCTGAGCCTGGTGAGCTGTCAGGTAAAGCTGTTTCCGGCGACCAGCGCCTCGGAGCGCATCAGCTTCAACCAATTGCACAAGGACACGCATAACCGCATCAACATGAAGGCGGTGGACCCCGAATTGGGTCTGGTCGAGCGGAGCGACCTGGTGCGCGGCTACGAATACGAGCCCAAGCAATATATCATCATCGATGATGCCGATCTCGACGCCGTGCGCATCGAATCCAACCACACGATGAACATCGAGGCCTTTGTCGATGCCGGCGAGGTGGACGTGCTCTATCAGGACACGCCCTATTACCTGGCGCCCGACGGGGCCATGGCCGAGGAAACCTTTATCGTGCTGCGCGAAGCGCTACGCAAAAGCGGCAAGGTCGCGATTGCGCGGCTGGTGCTGACCAGTCGCGAGCGCGTGGTGACCATTGGCGCCCGCGAAACCGGCATGTTCGTGACCACGCTGCGCAACCCGAACGAAGTGCGCGGCACTGCCGAATATTTCGACAATATTCCCGTCGGCAAGCCGGACCAGGAAATGCTCGATCTGGCGCAAAAGCTGATCGAGCAGAAGGTGACGACCTTCAATCCCAAGGATTACGAGGACCGCTATGAGCAGGCGCTGATGGCCATGATCCGCGAGAAGCTCAAGGGCCACAATCCGATCATTGCGGCGGCGCCCGAACGGGGTAATGTCATCAACCTGATGGATGCGCTCAAGGCCAGCCTTGGCGAAGCCAAGCCGGCCGCCAAGAGCAAGCCCAAGGCGGTCCCCAAGGAATCGCCGGTCAAGGCATCGCTGAAGGCGGCGCTGGAAGCGTCCAAGGCTGCGGCACCAAAGGCGGCACCGAAGAAGAAGGCCTAA
- a CDS encoding ribonucleoside-diphosphate reductase subunit alpha, producing MSQTETLLRSETLAPPAFSAPGHATAEPGYSLIKRNGGTVPFDQSKIAVALTRAFLAVEGNKAAASRRVHEIVEGLTAEVFAALTRRAKDGRVFHIEDVQDQVELALMRGEHQKVARAYVLYREEHARARGAAKVPETVTAVLRMKLTDGALVPLDEARLATVIAEACDGLEGTASATILEETRRNLYDGISLDELALAPILAARTLVETEPNYAYVSARLLLDKLRREALSYVSGRPEQATQADMATRYADYFPDYLSTGIAAELIDPELQRFDIKRIAAAIKPERDTQFQYLGLQTLYDRYFLHVQRNVFELPQAFFMRVAMGLAVREIDREARAIEFYDLLSSFDFMASTPTLFNSGTLRPQLSSCFLTTVADDLDGIFKAVKDNALLAKYSGGLGNDWTPVRGLGAHIKGTNGESQGVVPFLKVANDTAIAVNQGGKRKGAVCAYLETWHVDIEEFLDLRKNTGDDRRRTHDMNTANWVPDLFMERVEAGGDWTLFSPDEAPDLHDLYGPAFKTAYEAYEAKAAAGGLKVHRTVKALDLWRKMLTMLFETGHPWITFKDPCNIRSPQQHVGVVHSSNLCTEITLNTNKDEVAVCNLGSINLLAHIGPNELDLVRLKRTVDVAMRMLDNVVDINFYTIPEARKSNLRHRPVGLGLMGFADALQAQGIAYASDAAVDFADISMEAISYFAISASTDLAEERGAYASFQGSLWSQGVLPIDSQELLAKTRSEINIDRSQRLDWETLRARVKTVGMRNSNTMAIAPTATISNICGVSQSIEPGYQNLYVKSNMSGDFTVVNAQLVRDLKARGLWDEVMISDLKYFDGSVGQIDRVPDDLKAIYATAFEMDARWLIDAASRRQKWIDQSQSLNLYLANPSGKALDQLYRSAWKAGLKTTYYLRSRSATHVEKSTLKGTDGKLNAVAVSAPVAAAPVVEAAPVRTALVMPALDGPACLIDDPDCEACQ from the coding sequence ATGTCACAGACTGAAACGCTTCTCCGCTCCGAAACCCTTGCGCCACCGGCCTTTTCTGCGCCCGGTCACGCCACCGCCGAGCCGGGCTATTCGCTCATCAAACGTAATGGCGGCACCGTGCCGTTCGATCAATCCAAGATCGCCGTGGCGCTGACCAGGGCCTTCCTCGCTGTCGAAGGCAACAAGGCGGCCGCCTCGCGCCGCGTACATGAAATCGTCGAAGGCCTCACCGCCGAAGTCTTCGCCGCCCTGACCCGCCGCGCCAAGGACGGCCGCGTCTTCCACATCGAAGACGTGCAGGACCAGGTGGAACTGGCCCTGATGCGCGGCGAACACCAGAAGGTGGCCCGAGCCTATGTGCTTTATCGCGAAGAGCATGCCCGGGCCCGCGGCGCGGCAAAGGTGCCTGAAACGGTAACCGCCGTGTTGCGGATGAAGTTGACAGATGGTGCTCTTGTCCCGTTGGACGAGGCACGGCTGGCGACGGTGATCGCCGAGGCTTGCGATGGCCTGGAAGGGACTGCGTCAGCAACGATTCTGGAAGAAACCCGCCGCAATCTCTACGACGGCATTTCCCTCGACGAGCTGGCGCTGGCGCCGATCCTGGCTGCCCGCACGCTGGTCGAAACCGAACCGAACTATGCCTATGTCTCGGCCCGCCTGCTGCTCGATAAGCTGCGGCGCGAGGCCCTGAGCTACGTGTCGGGGCGGCCCGAACAGGCAACGCAGGCCGATATGGCGACGCGTTATGCCGACTATTTCCCGGACTATCTGAGCACGGGCATTGCCGCCGAGCTGATCGACCCCGAACTACAGCGCTTCGATATCAAGCGCATCGCCGCCGCGATCAAGCCGGAGCGGGATACCCAGTTCCAGTATCTGGGGCTACAGACGCTGTACGACCGCTACTTTTTGCACGTCCAGCGCAATGTGTTCGAGCTGCCGCAGGCCTTTTTCATGCGGGTCGCCATGGGGCTGGCGGTGCGCGAGATCGACCGCGAGGCGCGGGCTATCGAGTTTTACGACCTGCTGTCGAGCTTCGACTTCATGGCCTCGACGCCGACCCTGTTCAATTCGGGCACGCTGCGGCCGCAGCTATCGTCCTGCTTCCTGACCACCGTCGCCGACGACCTCGACGGCATCTTCAAGGCGGTGAAGGACAATGCACTGCTCGCCAAATATTCTGGCGGGTTGGGCAATGACTGGACGCCCGTGCGGGGCTTGGGCGCTCACATCAAGGGCACCAATGGCGAGAGTCAGGGCGTCGTGCCCTTCCTCAAGGTCGCCAATGACACCGCTATTGCCGTCAATCAGGGCGGCAAGCGCAAGGGCGCAGTCTGCGCGTATCTTGAAACCTGGCATGTCGACATCGAGGAATTCCTCGACCTGCGCAAGAATACCGGCGACGACCGCCGCCGCACGCATGACATGAACACGGCCAATTGGGTGCCGGATCTGTTCATGGAGCGCGTCGAGGCAGGCGGCGACTGGACACTGTTCTCGCCCGATGAGGCGCCGGACCTGCACGACCTTTATGGCCCGGCTTTCAAGACGGCCTATGAGGCTTATGAAGCCAAGGCAGCCGCGGGTGGGCTCAAGGTGCATCGTACGGTCAAGGCGCTCGATCTGTGGCGCAAGATGCTGACCATGCTGTTCGAGACGGGGCATCCCTGGATCACCTTCAAGGACCCCTGCAATATCCGCTCGCCGCAACAGCATGTCGGCGTGGTGCATTCGTCCAATCTCTGCACCGAAATCACGCTCAATACGAACAAGGACGAGGTTGCGGTTTGCAATCTCGGCTCGATCAACCTGCTTGCTCATATCGGGCCGAATGAGCTCGATCTGGTGCGGCTCAAGCGCACAGTCGATGTCGCCATGCGCATGCTGGACAATGTGGTGGATATCAACTTCTACACCATCCCCGAGGCGCGGAAATCCAATCTGCGGCATCGTCCGGTAGGGCTGGGGCTGATGGGCTTTGCCGATGCACTGCAGGCCCAGGGCATTGCCTATGCCTCGGATGCGGCCGTCGATTTTGCCGACATCTCTATGGAGGCCATCAGCTATTTCGCCATTTCGGCCTCGACCGATCTGGCCGAAGAGCGCGGCGCTTATGCGTCGTTCCAGGGCTCACTGTGGAGCCAGGGCGTATTGCCGATCGATAGCCAGGAATTGCTGGCCAAGACGCGCAGCGAGATCAATATCGACCGCAGCCAGCGGCTTGATTGGGAGACGCTGCGGGCTCGCGTCAAGACCGTGGGCATGCGCAATTCCAACACCATGGCCATCGCCCCAACGGCAACAATTTCCAACATTTGCGGCGTCAGCCAGTCGATCGAGCCGGGCTATCAGAACCTCTATGTGAAATCGAACATGTCTGGCGATTTCACCGTGGTGAATGCGCAGCTTGTTCGCGATCTCAAGGCGCGGGGCCTGTGGGACGAGGTGATGATCTCGGACCTCAAATATTTCGACGGTTCGGTGGGGCAGATCGACCGGGTGCCGGACGATCTCAAGGCGATCTATGCGACGGCCTTCGAAATGGATGCGCGCTGGCTGATCGATGCCGCCTCGCGCCGGCAGAAGTGGATCGACCAGTCGCAATCGCTGAACCTCTATCTCGCGAACCCCTCGGGCAAGGCGCTGGATCAACTCTATCGCTCGGCATGGAAGGCGGGGCTCAAGACGACCTATTACCTGCGCTCGCGCTCGGCGACCCATGTCGAGAAATCGACACTCAAGGGCACGGATGGCAAGCTCAATGCTGTGGCGGTGAGCGCGCCGGTCGCGGCGGCCCCGGTTGTCGAAGCGGCCCCGGTGCGGACTGCACTGGTGATGCCGGCGTTGGATGGCCCGGCTTGCCTGATCGACGATCCTGACTGCGAAGCCTGCCAGTAA
- the ligD gene encoding DNA ligase D: MASEKLQTYRRKRDFSKTTEPVGAGNETGNRFVVHKHSASSDHYDLRLELDGVLKSWAVPKGPSLNPADKRLAAATEDHPLDYFDFEGVIPEGEYGGGPMIVWDWGVWAPMGDPHADLEKGSFKFRLAGEKLNGGWMLTRLKGKPEDKGRDNWLLFKERDPAMDTEVDILKERPESVKSGRRIEELVAPPAPVKRVKIMPGKAAGAIKGPMPDKVDLQLATAAEAPPKDASGWLHEIKFDGYRTLAFIEAGKTRLITRGGLDWTRRYGDLPEAFAALDCKQAVIDGEIVVLDDDGISRFGKLQDALAEGASHKLVFYAFDLLYLDGWDLRGVELTKRKTLLAQLLAGHINARSALHYSDHMEGDAGPLYGLASEKGLEGIVAKRAKGTYQGGRSPGWLKVKALKTGDFVIAGYTDSEDAGGIGALGLAEWVDGELHYRGKVGTGFDASTMRALLKRLAPMRIADKLDGAPPDVLPVRPTLTARIQYATMTTDGLLRHSVFKGLREVELTTPATQPRKRIISDADLAGIWVTNPTRRLFGKSGPTKLDIAVYYAAVGDYMLPHLFNRPVSLFRCPSGSTKDCFFQRHAFTGMPPTIKVFETKNSDDETRTYISVEDAKGYLALAQFGVVEFHVWGTHERHLDKPDRVIFDLDPGEGVEWRDVVNAAVHLRGELEGMGLAPFVKTSGGRGVHIVVPIKQKLGWKQVHQASSAIASRLAATGRDTFVTLMGAENRKGRIFIDFYRNARSATAVAAYSLRARPHLPASTPIDWRDLESIDSPLDLNYSSLPGLLTTSGDPWAEINESARDLPA; encoded by the coding sequence ATGGCCAGCGAAAAACTCCAGACCTACCGCCGGAAACGCGATTTCTCCAAGACCACAGAGCCGGTCGGCGCGGGCAACGAGACCGGCAATCGATTTGTCGTGCACAAGCATTCGGCGTCCTCCGACCATTACGACCTGCGGCTCGAACTCGATGGCGTGCTCAAAAGCTGGGCGGTGCCCAAGGGCCCGTCGCTGAACCCGGCCGACAAGCGGCTGGCAGCGGCGACGGAAGACCATCCGCTCGACTATTTCGATTTCGAGGGCGTGATCCCCGAGGGTGAATATGGCGGCGGGCCCATGATCGTCTGGGATTGGGGTGTCTGGGCGCCGATGGGCGATCCGCATGCCGATCTGGAAAAGGGTAGTTTCAAGTTTCGCCTGGCTGGGGAGAAGCTCAATGGCGGCTGGATGCTGACCCGGCTCAAGGGCAAGCCCGAGGACAAGGGCCGGGACAATTGGCTGCTGTTCAAGGAACGCGACCCGGCAATGGATACCGAGGTCGATATTCTCAAGGAACGACCGGAAAGCGTCAAAAGCGGCCGGCGCATCGAGGAGCTGGTTGCGCCCCCTGCCCCCGTTAAACGGGTCAAAATCATGCCGGGCAAGGCAGCCGGGGCGATCAAGGGGCCGATGCCCGACAAGGTCGACCTGCAATTGGCCACGGCCGCCGAGGCACCGCCGAAGGATGCCAGCGGCTGGCTGCATGAGATCAAGTTCGACGGCTACCGGACATTGGCGTTCATCGAGGCCGGCAAGACACGGCTGATCACCCGCGGTGGCCTTGATTGGACCCGCCGCTATGGCGACCTGCCCGAGGCCTTTGCGGCGCTCGATTGCAAACAGGCGGTTATCGACGGCGAAATCGTCGTGCTGGATGACGATGGGATCAGCCGCTTCGGCAAGCTGCAGGATGCGCTTGCCGAAGGGGCCAGCCACAAGCTGGTCTTTTATGCCTTCGACCTGCTCTATCTCGACGGTTGGGACCTGCGCGGCGTCGAACTCACCAAGCGCAAGACGCTACTGGCGCAGCTCCTGGCGGGGCATATCAATGCTCGCTCTGCCCTGCATTACAGCGATCATATGGAGGGCGATGCCGGCCCGCTTTACGGCCTGGCATCGGAGAAGGGTCTTGAGGGTATCGTCGCCAAGCGCGCCAAGGGCACCTATCAAGGGGGCCGTTCCCCGGGGTGGCTCAAGGTCAAGGCGCTCAAGACGGGCGATTTCGTCATCGCCGGCTACACCGATTCCGAAGATGCAGGCGGCATTGGCGCTCTGGGCCTGGCCGAATGGGTCGATGGCGAATTGCATTATCGCGGCAAGGTCGGCACGGGGTTTGACGCGAGCACCATGCGTGCGCTGCTCAAGCGGCTCGCGCCCATGCGCATTGCCGACAAGCTGGATGGCGCGCCACCCGATGTGCTGCCCGTGCGCCCTACCCTCACGGCACGCATTCAATATGCCACGATGACCACCGATGGCCTGCTGCGCCATTCGGTGTTCAAGGGACTGCGCGAGGTGGAGCTGACAACGCCGGCAACCCAGCCCCGCAAGCGCATTATCTCGGATGCCGACCTAGCCGGCATCTGGGTGACCAACCCGACGCGGCGGCTATTCGGCAAATCCGGCCCGACCAAGCTTGATATCGCAGTCTATTACGCCGCCGTGGGCGACTACATGCTGCCCCACCTGTTCAACCGGCCGGTGTCGCTGTTCCGCTGCCCCAGCGGCAGCACCAAGGATTGCTTCTTCCAGCGCCACGCCTTTACCGGCATGCCCCCGACCATAAAGGTGTTCGAGACCAAGAATTCGGATGACGAGACGCGAACCTATATCTCGGTCGAGGACGCCAAGGGCTATCTGGCGCTGGCGCAGTTCGGTGTGGTCGAATTCCACGTCTGGGGCACCCATGAACGCCATCTGGACAAGCCTGACCGGGTGATTTTCGACCTCGACCCCGGTGAGGGCGTGGAATGGCGCGACGTGGTCAATGCGGCGGTGCATCTGCGGGGCGAGCTGGAGGGCATGGGGCTCGCTCCCTTCGTCAAGACCTCGGGCGGGCGCGGCGTGCATATCGTCGTGCCGATCAAGCAAAAGCTGGGCTGGAAACAGGTGCACCAGGCATCTTCGGCCATTGCCAGCCGGCTGGCGGCGACGGGGCGCGATACATTCGTCACCCTGATGGGTGCCGAGAACCGCAAGGGCCGCATCTTCATCGATTTCTATCGCAATGCGCGTAGCGCCACGGCTGTCGCCGCCTATTCCTTGCGGGCGCGGCCCCATCTGCCAGCATCAACGCCAATTGATTGGCGGGATCTGGAGTCCATCGACTCTCCGCTGGACCTCAATTATTCTTCACTTCCGGGTCTATTAACCACGTCAGGCGACCCCTGGGCCGAAATTAACGAGTCCGCACGGGATTTGCCCGCATGA
- a CDS encoding exodeoxyribonuclease III, which yields MKIATYNINGINTRLANLMDWLADAAPDVVCLQELKASERQFPAGALADAGYGSVFLGESVWNGVAILARGVEPVLTRTGLPGNEDDKQARYIEAAVNGVIVTSLYAPNGNPQPGPKFAYKLAWTERLLDHAAELFGTGLPVVLAGDYNIVPEPRDIYETTSYRDNALVQPESRALFARLLDQGWTDALRKVHPDETVYTFWDYMRNRWPRNAGLRLDHLLLSKPLVRRLADAGVDRDVRGAEHASDHAPAWIELRD from the coding sequence CTGAAGATCGCCACCTACAATATCAATGGCATCAATACCCGGCTGGCCAATCTGATGGATTGGCTGGCCGATGCTGCGCCCGATGTGGTGTGCCTGCAGGAACTCAAGGCCAGCGAGCGGCAGTTTCCGGCCGGTGCGCTGGCCGATGCGGGCTATGGCTCGGTTTTCCTGGGGGAATCGGTCTGGAACGGCGTGGCTATCCTGGCCCGCGGGGTGGAGCCCGTGCTGACGCGCACCGGACTGCCGGGCAATGAGGATGACAAGCAGGCGCGCTATATCGAAGCGGCGGTCAATGGGGTGATCGTGACCTCGCTCTATGCGCCCAATGGCAATCCGCAGCCAGGGCCGAAATTCGCCTATAAGCTGGCCTGGACCGAGCGGCTGCTCGACCATGCGGCCGAGCTGTTCGGCACCGGGCTGCCGGTGGTGCTGGCGGGGGACTACAATATCGTGCCGGAACCGCGCGATATCTACGAGACTACGTCCTATCGCGACAATGCGCTGGTGCAGCCAGAAAGCCGGGCGCTCTTTGCGCGGCTGCTGGATCAGGGCTGGACCGACGCGCTTCGTAAGGTGCATCCGGACGAGACGGTCTACACCTTCTGGGACTATATGCGGAACCGTTGGCCCCGCAATGCCGGGCTGAGGCTCGACCATTTGCTGCTGAGCAAGCCGCTGGTGCGCCGGCTGGCCGATGCCGGTGTCGACCGGGACGTGCGCGGCGCCGAGCACGCCAGCGACCATGCGCCGGCGTGGATCGAGCTGAGGGACTAG
- a CDS encoding alpha/beta hydrolase family protein, producing the protein MATDFLFDGPEDARITLLLAHGAGAPMDSPWMANAAALLAARGLRVARFEFGYMASRRTEAGSKPPPRAEKVMPEFIAAVDDLGPTNGPLIIGGKSMGGRVASMVADPLFAAKRIAGLVCLGYPFHPPAKPDQLRTKHLIELQAPALIVQGTRDPFGTPEEVATYGLPPTIEVKFLEDGDHDLKPRKAVSGFSAADHMKTMVETIEAWAGRIAP; encoded by the coding sequence ATGGCAACGGACTTTCTCTTTGACGGGCCGGAAGATGCCCGGATCACGCTGCTCCTCGCCCATGGGGCCGGGGCGCCGATGGATTCCCCGTGGATGGCGAATGCGGCCGCATTATTGGCTGCCCGGGGCCTGCGCGTTGCGCGCTTCGAATTTGGCTATATGGCCAGCCGCCGCACTGAAGCGGGCAGCAAGCCGCCGCCCCGCGCCGAGAAGGTGATGCCGGAATTCATCGCGGCCGTGGACGATCTCGGCCCGACCAATGGCCCGCTGATCATTGGCGGCAAATCCATGGGCGGACGGGTGGCCAGCATGGTTGCCGATCCCCTGTTTGCCGCCAAACGGATCGCGGGGCTGGTCTGCCTGGGCTATCCCTTCCATCCGCCGGCCAAGCCGGACCAGCTGCGGACCAAGCACCTGATCGAGCTGCAGGCGCCAGCACTGATCGTCCAGGGAACACGCGATCCGTTCGGCACGCCGGAGGAAGTGGCCACCTATGGGTTGCCGCCGACGATTGAGGTGAAATTCCTCGAAGACGGCGACCATGATCTCAAACCGCGCAAGGCGGTGTCGGGCTTTTCGGCCGCGGACCATATGAAAACCATGGTCGAGACAATCGAGGCCTGGGCCGGGCGGATCGCGCCCTGA